In Arthrobacter sp. StoSoilB5, one genomic interval encodes:
- a CDS encoding substrate-binding domain-containing protein, which yields MKKMTSFPRFTTFGAAILSAGALVLTGCSASGPAAPGSSGGNAPGAAEPAAAGTCGSLPTDTVNDPNGLLAGFPKEIAAGYDLYPYEIRKSAWAGYKSKKTDGFTAAIVGMPPASPFIASMSAAIRTSLKASGVKIVGEFAPDDPSNVPLQLQQFNEALSLKPDVIIYTPIAPEPSVGLAKAAFDAGIPLVAAQVPIDSEYAVSVTRNTPLAIAQVTAGTLRAIGGKGNVLRVDGIPGIPASTFANLGIDAVLKNCPEIKVSGTVTGFFQPAKAQAEVQKFLATNPAGVDAVLQAGTMGVGIRNAFDDSGMDVPPIADDGSSRGFSSWALAKQEYPFFGTTTPSVRTGEAVADVALRILKGQGPKINQIVEPSVIVSRENLAMLADPSWDHNDLTDLAGAPEDYLPTDRLNEFFSQPGA from the coding sequence ATGAAGAAGATGACCTCTTTCCCCCGTTTCACAACATTCGGCGCCGCGATCCTGAGTGCCGGCGCCCTCGTTCTGACAGGCTGCTCGGCATCGGGGCCAGCGGCCCCGGGCTCCTCCGGAGGGAACGCGCCCGGCGCGGCGGAGCCCGCGGCCGCCGGGACCTGCGGGTCGCTGCCGACGGATACGGTGAACGATCCGAACGGCCTGCTGGCCGGTTTCCCCAAGGAGATCGCTGCGGGATACGACCTCTACCCCTACGAGATCCGGAAATCGGCATGGGCCGGCTACAAGTCGAAGAAGACTGATGGTTTCACGGCCGCGATCGTGGGCATGCCACCTGCCAGCCCTTTCATTGCCTCCATGTCGGCGGCGATCCGCACGAGCCTGAAGGCCAGTGGTGTCAAGATCGTCGGCGAATTCGCCCCGGATGACCCGTCGAACGTGCCCCTTCAGCTCCAGCAGTTCAATGAGGCGCTCTCACTCAAGCCGGACGTGATCATCTACACGCCCATCGCACCGGAGCCTTCCGTGGGCCTGGCCAAGGCCGCATTTGACGCCGGCATCCCGCTGGTTGCCGCTCAGGTGCCGATCGATTCCGAGTACGCCGTCAGCGTGACGAGGAATACCCCGCTCGCGATCGCCCAGGTCACCGCCGGCACGCTGAGGGCAATCGGGGGCAAGGGCAACGTCCTGCGCGTCGATGGCATCCCGGGCATCCCGGCCTCGACCTTCGCGAACCTGGGCATCGATGCCGTCCTGAAAAACTGCCCCGAGATTAAGGTATCCGGAACGGTCACCGGCTTTTTCCAGCCGGCAAAAGCCCAGGCGGAGGTCCAGAAGTTCCTGGCGACCAACCCTGCCGGGGTTGACGCCGTTCTCCAGGCCGGAACGATGGGCGTAGGCATCCGCAACGCCTTTGACGACTCGGGCATGGACGTGCCGCCGATCGCGGACGACGGATCGAGCCGCGGGTTCTCTTCCTGGGCGCTGGCAAAGCAGGAGTACCCGTTCTTCGGCACCACGACCCCGTCTGTGCGCACCGGTGAGGCAGTGGCGGACGTGGCGCTGCGCATCCTGAAGGGCCAGGGTCCGAAGATCAACCAGATCGTTGAACCCTCGGTGATTGTCTCCCGGGAGAACCTCGCCATGCTCGCGGATCCCTCGTGGGACCACAATGACCTGACCGACCTGGCCGGCGCCCCGGAGGACTACCTGCCCACCGACCGGCTCAACGAGTTCTTCTCACAGCCCGGGGCATAG
- a CDS encoding MFS transporter, translating to MGCKSVLIGSVLVFGGATALGGTSGDFTAFAVWRILARLGMGAAMASGNTLLADLIPERRRAALLASAYAGVGLGTTVGAALAGTLIPTAGWRVLLVVAGLIPVAAVAALAIVVPESPAFLSAKRPTIRTVSPGVRGAELSGPGSKVSLGTIRHGRWPPRRSCCGYSASSPWAPNC from the coding sequence GTGGGGTGCAAGTCCGTCCTCATCGGCAGCGTTCTCGTCTTCGGCGGGGCCACCGCTTTGGGGGGAACGTCTGGCGACTTCACGGCATTCGCCGTCTGGCGGATTCTGGCCCGCCTCGGGATGGGCGCCGCAATGGCGTCCGGAAACACCCTGCTGGCGGACCTGATCCCCGAAAGACGGCGCGCGGCACTGCTCGCGTCGGCCTACGCCGGAGTGGGCCTGGGGACAACGGTCGGGGCAGCTCTCGCCGGCACCTTGATCCCCACCGCGGGATGGCGCGTGCTCCTCGTAGTGGCCGGCCTGATCCCGGTGGCGGCGGTCGCGGCGCTTGCCATCGTGGTCCCCGAATCCCCCGCATTCCTCTCGGCCAAGCGCCCGACGATCCGCACCGTGTCGCCCGGCGTCCGGGGCGCGGAATTGTCCGGCCCGGGGTCCAAGGTATCGTTGGGGACTATCCGTCACGGCCGCTGGCCCCCACGACGGTCCTGCTGTGGCTATTCGGCTTCTTCTCCTTGGGCACCCAATTGCTGA
- a CDS encoding MFS transporter produces the protein MGTQLLIAQYLPTLLQLPVPGLNTVQSSTIVGAYSLASVLGSVVLGAILANVSRFLVIGVALGLAAVMSVLVYLIPDPGFGSLLVVLGITGFILPTAFGPTRSVLAAMAYPASMRGTGIGVAEFGGRLGAADGGVAGGTLIAVGMGLSSLFVVLLLPIGVLLGSLTGLRLRSRRTGASKQAEVGPTGTVRAEGTPERAAAMD, from the coding sequence TTGGGCACCCAATTGCTGATCGCCCAGTACCTGCCTACCTTGCTTCAGCTTCCGGTGCCCGGGCTCAACACCGTGCAGAGCAGCACCATCGTCGGCGCCTACAGCTTGGCGAGTGTCTTGGGAAGCGTGGTGCTTGGCGCCATCCTGGCCAATGTGTCCCGTTTCCTGGTCATCGGAGTTGCCCTCGGGTTGGCTGCCGTCATGTCGGTCTTGGTTTATCTCATACCCGATCCGGGGTTTGGTTCCCTGCTCGTGGTGCTGGGGATCACCGGATTCATTCTGCCAACGGCCTTTGGCCCCACGCGGAGCGTCCTGGCCGCCATGGCCTACCCGGCAAGCATGCGGGGTACTGGAATCGGTGTGGCGGAATTCGGCGGACGGTTGGGGGCGGCTGACGGGGGCGTTGCCGGTGGGACGCTCATCGCGGTCGGAATGGGCCTCTCGAGTCTGTTCGTCGTTCTGCTGTTGCCCATCGGAGTGCTTTTGGGTTCGCTGACGGGGCTTCGCCTGCGATCGAGGCGGACTGGGGCGTCGAAGCAAGCGGAAGTCGGTCCAACTGGCACCGTGCGCGCGGAAGGAACCCCCGAGCGTGCGGCCGCCATGGATTGA
- a CDS encoding dihydrodipicolinate synthase family protein yields MVDYTKSEARSWARENFVGTVAVTHPSFTPDFSGINENAIRHDILLLKERGYKGSLLIAEANITPEENARITAIAREAAGPDFALFFHAIFGTLDENIHAANLASKAGADRALLAYPSSFWPTSYDEVFDYTKRFTDETDLATMLFPLPAWGFERIHPAGMSVEFVRRVLDAMPSIVAIKAEQGYPGIPGVMEMYHHFRDEVVISCPIEAEIIPLMSVLDVQFSGTANTNWMGDYYPKAFELARTGRWEEAMKRYWEVQPARAANIAVSSTSTPGTSSINRTQWKYQEWLSGFNGGALRPPAVRLPDRFMKQLRASLEASGLPVTDSPDSEFLRGRVSA; encoded by the coding sequence ATGGTGGACTACACCAAATCCGAAGCCCGCTCCTGGGCCCGGGAAAACTTTGTCGGCACCGTCGCCGTCACGCACCCATCGTTCACCCCCGACTTCTCCGGCATCAACGAAAACGCGATCCGCCACGACATCCTCCTGCTCAAGGAACGCGGTTACAAGGGTTCCCTGCTGATCGCGGAAGCCAACATCACCCCGGAGGAGAACGCCCGCATCACGGCCATCGCCCGCGAAGCAGCCGGCCCGGACTTCGCACTCTTCTTCCACGCCATCTTTGGCACCCTCGACGAAAACATCCACGCAGCAAACCTGGCCAGCAAGGCCGGCGCCGACCGCGCCCTGCTGGCCTACCCTTCCTCATTCTGGCCGACCTCCTACGACGAGGTTTTCGACTACACCAAGCGTTTCACCGACGAAACCGACTTGGCCACCATGCTCTTCCCGCTGCCCGCCTGGGGCTTCGAGCGCATCCACCCCGCCGGCATGAGCGTGGAGTTCGTGCGCCGCGTCCTTGACGCGATGCCGAGTATCGTCGCCATCAAGGCCGAACAGGGCTACCCCGGCATCCCCGGAGTCATGGAGATGTACCACCACTTCCGCGACGAAGTAGTGATCTCCTGCCCCATCGAGGCCGAAATAATCCCCCTCATGTCGGTCCTGGACGTTCAGTTCTCCGGCACCGCGAACACGAACTGGATGGGCGATTACTACCCCAAGGCCTTCGAACTGGCGCGCACCGGCAGGTGGGAAGAAGCCATGAAGCGCTACTGGGAAGTCCAGCCGGCCCGCGCCGCCAATATCGCTGTATCGTCCACTTCCACTCCGGGCACCAGCTCCATCAACCGCACCCAGTGGAAGTACCAGGAGTGGCTCTCCGGCTTCAACGGCGGCGCCCTGCGTCCGCCGGCAGTCAGGCTACCGGACCGCTTCATGAAGCAGCTGCGCGCAAGCCTGGAAGCCTCGGGGCTGCCCGTCACCGACTCCCCTGACTCCGAGTTCCTGCGCGGACGCGTCAGCGCCTAA
- a CDS encoding ornithine cyclodeaminase family protein, producing MSTNGELPTKLPLFLTDADVASLSDWAGAIEVIRTAYKAPGDEAGTPGRIFAQTPREWLRIMPSVPPSGQLFGAKSIAGSFADGLRVSYLISLFDKDTAGLVALVDGNRVTGLRTAATTAVGTSTIVPQRPLIVGVIGSGFEARSHLTAFSHLLEFADIRVFSPTPANRDAFAAEFDGAFGAPARAVGSAREAAEGADLILCAARSRDESPTLQAEWVGPNAAVVSIGSTTPAQRELPAELIARAAVVVVDTRDEVVQGSGDMIAARAHGVEVDSIVITLNDVLAGETKIDAEHGIRIYKSTGSGLQDIVVAEMLVDRARAEGIGTVLPVGIVTSRK from the coding sequence ATGAGCACCAATGGCGAGTTGCCGACCAAACTTCCGCTCTTCCTCACCGACGCCGACGTCGCCAGCCTTTCGGACTGGGCCGGGGCGATCGAAGTCATCCGCACCGCCTACAAGGCCCCCGGCGACGAGGCCGGAACCCCGGGGCGGATCTTCGCCCAGACACCGCGGGAATGGTTGCGGATCATGCCCTCTGTACCGCCCAGCGGCCAGCTGTTCGGCGCAAAGTCAATCGCCGGGTCCTTCGCGGACGGCCTGCGCGTCAGCTACCTGATTTCACTCTTCGACAAGGACACCGCAGGTTTGGTGGCGCTGGTTGACGGAAACCGCGTCACCGGCCTGCGCACCGCCGCGACCACGGCGGTGGGCACATCCACGATCGTGCCGCAACGGCCGCTGATAGTTGGAGTGATAGGCTCCGGCTTTGAGGCCCGTTCCCACCTCACGGCATTTTCCCACCTGCTGGAGTTCGCCGACATCCGCGTGTTCAGCCCCACCCCTGCCAACCGCGACGCCTTTGCAGCCGAATTCGACGGCGCGTTCGGCGCACCCGCACGTGCTGTCGGCTCGGCCCGCGAGGCCGCGGAAGGCGCGGATCTCATCCTGTGCGCCGCACGCTCCCGCGATGAGTCCCCGACGCTGCAGGCCGAATGGGTCGGCCCGAACGCCGCGGTCGTCTCAATCGGTTCAACCACCCCCGCCCAGCGCGAACTGCCCGCGGAGCTGATCGCCCGCGCCGCGGTGGTCGTGGTGGATACCCGTGACGAGGTCGTGCAGGGAAGCGGTGACATGATCGCGGCCCGGGCACACGGTGTCGAGGTCGATTCGATCGTTATCACACTCAACGACGTCCTGGCCGGTGAAACCAAGATCGACGCAGAGCACGGGATCAGAATCTACAAGTCAACAGGTTCCGGCCTGCAGGACATCGTGGTTGCCGAGATGCTCGTCGACCGCGCCCGCGCCGAGGGCATCGGCACCGTCCTGCCCGTCGGCATCGTCACCAGCCGCAAATAG
- a CDS encoding aldehyde dehydrogenase family protein, translating to MAIATVNPTTGTTEMIIEPHTAEEVQVRIAEAAEAARLLRGTTFAKRAQWMLAAADILEDRAEGLGELITVEMGKPIAQSIAEVHKCVKAMRFYAANAEEFLADALLADPSTVGASRAWTHYEPLGTVLAVMPWNYPLWQVIRFAAPALMAGNSGLLKHASNVPQAALFLDTLFERAGFPVGSFRTLLIGGSEVGAVLADPRVKAVTLTGSEPAGRSVASIAADHVKKSVLELGGSDPFIVMPSADVAAAAATAVRARISNNGQSCIAGKRFVVHTDVYDSFAAEFVKLMSELSVGNPLDPTTQVGPLATASGRDELAELVEDARALGAQVLTGGTIPEGPGFFYAPTVLAGLSEEMRIIQEETFGPVASLYRAADREDALRIANQTTFGLSSAVWTNDAQEQEWFTANLDAGAVFINGMTVSFQELPFGGIKRSGFGRELAAVGIREFCNLKTVWKA from the coding sequence ATGGCAATCGCAACCGTCAACCCGACCACCGGTACGACCGAAATGATCATCGAGCCGCACACGGCCGAGGAAGTCCAAGTGCGCATCGCGGAAGCCGCCGAAGCGGCGCGGCTGCTGCGCGGCACCACCTTCGCCAAACGAGCGCAGTGGATGCTGGCCGCGGCGGACATTCTGGAGGACCGGGCCGAGGGCCTGGGCGAATTGATCACCGTCGAGATGGGCAAGCCCATTGCGCAATCGATCGCCGAGGTGCACAAGTGCGTCAAGGCCATGCGCTTCTACGCCGCGAATGCTGAGGAATTCCTGGCCGATGCCCTGCTGGCGGACCCGTCGACTGTCGGTGCCAGCCGGGCGTGGACGCACTACGAACCGCTTGGCACTGTCCTGGCGGTCATGCCGTGGAACTACCCGCTCTGGCAGGTCATCCGCTTTGCCGCCCCGGCGCTCATGGCCGGAAACTCCGGGCTGCTCAAGCATGCCTCGAACGTGCCCCAGGCTGCGCTCTTTCTTGACACCCTATTCGAGCGGGCGGGCTTCCCGGTCGGTTCTTTCCGCACGCTGCTGATCGGCGGCTCCGAGGTGGGGGCCGTCCTTGCCGATCCGCGCGTCAAGGCGGTCACGCTGACGGGTTCCGAGCCGGCGGGGCGCTCGGTGGCCTCCATTGCCGCTGACCACGTGAAGAAGTCGGTGCTGGAACTGGGCGGGTCGGACCCGTTCATTGTGATGCCCTCAGCGGACGTCGCCGCCGCTGCCGCGACAGCCGTCCGTGCACGAATCAGCAACAACGGCCAGTCCTGCATTGCCGGCAAGCGCTTCGTCGTGCACACCGACGTCTATGACTCGTTCGCCGCCGAATTTGTGAAACTGATGTCGGAGCTTTCCGTCGGGAACCCGCTGGACCCCACGACCCAGGTGGGGCCGCTGGCCACCGCGTCCGGACGCGACGAGCTGGCCGAGCTGGTTGAGGACGCCCGCGCCCTGGGTGCCCAGGTGCTGACCGGCGGCACGATTCCCGAGGGCCCCGGCTTCTTCTATGCCCCCACGGTACTCGCCGGGCTCAGCGAAGAGATGCGGATCATCCAGGAGGAGACCTTCGGGCCCGTCGCGTCCCTGTACCGTGCGGCAGACCGCGAAGATGCCCTGAGAATCGCCAACCAGACCACCTTCGGGCTTTCCAGTGCGGTCTGGACCAACGACGCCCAGGAACAGGAGTGGTTCACGGCCAACCTCGACGCCGGCGCCGTTTTCATCAACGGCATGACGGTCTCCTTCCAGGAGCTGCCGTTCGGCGGGATCAAGCGCTCCGGGTTCGGACGGGAGCTCGCCGCCGTCGGCATCCGGGAGTTCTGCAACCTCAAGACTGTTTGGAAGGCCTGA
- a CDS encoding bifunctional 3-(3-hydroxy-phenyl)propionate/3-hydroxycinnamic acid hydroxylase, giving the protein MANVVNVDVVVIGGGPVGVTALALLGRAGLSAVGVEREVRVWPTARAVHFDGETFRTLQSLGVAERFAEATLPMASFHIENEEREVLVSVPTGRLGTQGWHDDLTFHQPDIEVLLRDVVEELPGVQLRQGMTVLSVRNVGQGVEVAVRGADHEELLIRARWAIAADGARSQTRQTLGIECEKLGEDAQWLVADGILEEGPGLASDMIFLGHHTRPALWIRLPGKRVRMEFMLMQGDDPEEIATPAGVERISDGVLPVDKFTADRLATYTFRGRIALQWRAGNIFLAGDAAHQAPPLFGQGLCAGMRDVANLVWKLDAVKRGAAADSLLDTYESERKPHARFWVEQATNAARFLQTTDAGTAKQRDAFIRANPAASAPVAPPLGPGLHDGDTDDRAGRLSMQPILADGVRLDDMVGSRFLVATTRELYAGLPASLRKQLEGNDDVVVLFDPAKVGQILAAAGAQIVVVRPDRYILGLGDTPEVLERLIRSIPQVGRAVPAHI; this is encoded by the coding sequence ATGGCAAACGTCGTCAATGTTGACGTGGTTGTGATCGGGGGAGGGCCCGTGGGGGTCACGGCCCTGGCGTTGCTGGGCCGCGCGGGCCTGAGCGCCGTCGGCGTGGAACGCGAAGTTCGGGTTTGGCCCACCGCGCGTGCCGTGCATTTCGATGGCGAGACCTTCCGCACGCTCCAGTCGCTGGGGGTGGCCGAGCGCTTTGCCGAGGCCACGTTGCCGATGGCCTCGTTTCACATCGAGAACGAGGAGCGCGAAGTCCTGGTGTCCGTGCCGACCGGTCGGCTCGGCACGCAGGGTTGGCACGATGACCTCACCTTCCACCAGCCGGACATCGAAGTCCTGCTCCGGGACGTCGTCGAGGAGCTTCCCGGCGTCCAGCTCCGCCAAGGCATGACCGTGCTGTCCGTGCGCAATGTTGGGCAGGGGGTCGAGGTCGCGGTGCGCGGTGCGGACCACGAGGAACTTCTCATCCGCGCCCGCTGGGCGATCGCGGCGGACGGGGCGCGTTCGCAGACCCGCCAGACGCTGGGCATCGAGTGCGAAAAACTGGGCGAAGATGCGCAGTGGCTGGTCGCGGACGGAATCCTGGAAGAAGGCCCCGGCCTGGCTTCGGACATGATCTTCCTGGGCCACCACACGCGGCCGGCTTTGTGGATCCGCCTCCCCGGCAAGCGGGTGCGGATGGAGTTCATGCTGATGCAGGGGGATGACCCCGAGGAAATCGCGACCCCCGCGGGTGTAGAAAGGATCAGCGACGGCGTGCTGCCGGTAGACAAGTTCACTGCCGACCGGCTGGCGACCTACACGTTCCGGGGGCGGATCGCCCTACAGTGGCGAGCCGGGAACATCTTCCTGGCCGGGGACGCCGCCCACCAGGCCCCGCCGCTGTTTGGGCAGGGCCTCTGCGCCGGAATGCGTGATGTGGCCAACCTGGTGTGGAAGCTCGATGCCGTCAAGCGCGGTGCGGCAGCCGACAGCCTCCTTGACACTTACGAGAGCGAGCGGAAGCCGCACGCACGGTTCTGGGTCGAGCAGGCAACCAACGCCGCACGCTTCCTGCAAACCACCGACGCCGGCACCGCGAAGCAGCGTGACGCCTTCATCCGCGCAAACCCCGCCGCATCGGCACCGGTCGCCCCCCCGCTGGGCCCGGGCCTGCACGACGGCGACACCGACGACCGTGCCGGCCGGCTCAGCATGCAGCCGATCCTGGCCGACGGGGTGCGGCTGGATGACATGGTGGGTTCCCGCTTCCTGGTGGCAACTACCCGCGAACTCTATGCCGGGCTCCCTGCCTCCCTGCGCAAACAGCTGGAGGGGAACGACGACGTCGTGGTGCTCTTCGATCCGGCCAAGGTCGGACAGATCCTTGCGGCCGCCGGCGCCCAGATCGTCGTCGTTCGCCCGGACCGGTACATCCTGGGCCTCGGCGACACACCCGAGGTCTTGGAACGCCTCATCCGCAGCATCCCGCAGGTCGGCCGCGCCGTGCCGGCACACATCTAA
- a CDS encoding VOC family protein: protein MAFSPITHLRHFDIAVPDYQKQVEFYKNHWGLTEMENDGGVTYFAAEGSPEQYSVRVRKAEEKRLDMVAFGAADKTAVDQLASDLIAKGVKLIGEPDDVKTLGGGYGFRFFDLEGRTIEVSSDVEVRKHRKIEEREAIPVRLSHVVLNSPEPEKMRAWYEQHLGFRLSDTLNHPHMGDLFYFLRCNAQHHSIAISRGPHASLQHASFELRGIDEYMRGSGKLLRSGFKKIWGPGRHKAGDNTFTYFHDPNGNTMEYTTELDSIDEDTWHPSIYDTSDPETSDQWGTGGEMDEFIAREMFNDKDKGLYVAPPV from the coding sequence ATGGCATTCAGCCCAATCACACACCTGAGGCATTTCGACATCGCGGTGCCCGACTACCAAAAGCAGGTCGAGTTCTACAAGAACCACTGGGGACTCACCGAAATGGAGAACGACGGCGGCGTGACCTACTTCGCCGCCGAAGGCTCCCCGGAACAGTATTCGGTCCGCGTGCGTAAGGCCGAGGAGAAGCGCCTTGACATGGTCGCGTTCGGCGCGGCGGACAAGACCGCAGTGGACCAACTCGCCTCGGATCTCATTGCCAAGGGCGTGAAGCTCATTGGCGAACCCGATGACGTCAAAACCCTTGGCGGGGGATACGGCTTCCGCTTCTTCGACCTGGAAGGGCGCACGATCGAGGTCTCCTCAGACGTCGAGGTGCGCAAGCACCGCAAGATCGAGGAACGCGAGGCGATCCCGGTGCGGCTCTCCCACGTGGTCCTCAACTCCCCGGAACCAGAAAAGATGCGCGCCTGGTACGAGCAGCACCTGGGCTTCCGCCTCTCCGACACCCTGAACCACCCGCACATGGGCGACCTCTTCTACTTCCTGCGCTGCAACGCACAACACCACTCCATAGCAATCTCCCGCGGCCCGCATGCTTCGCTGCAGCACGCGTCCTTCGAGCTGCGCGGCATCGACGAGTACATGCGCGGCAGCGGCAAGCTGCTGCGTTCGGGGTTCAAGAAGATCTGGGGCCCTGGTCGCCACAAGGCCGGGGACAACACCTTCACCTACTTCCACGATCCCAACGGCAACACCATGGAGTACACCACGGAACTGGACTCGATCGACGAGGATACCTGGCACCCCAGCATCTATGACACCAGCGACCCCGAGACCTCCGACCAGTGGGGCACCGGCGGCGAGATGGACGAGTTCATTGCCCGCGAAATGTTCAACGACAAGGACAAGGGCCTCTACGTCGCCCCGCCGGTATAA
- a CDS encoding fumarylacetoacetate hydrolase family protein: MGEQHANEYALGTFEDAGEQFPAAVFGDQVVDLRTVLPGVSRIGDLFARWEAHLDVLGSIDPAVAGARALEGLNVLPPVQPVGSIIAAGANYREHVLQMSVAHKLGAEGADAAQLKADAAAEIDERGRSGDPYVWTGIPSAVCGAYDEVQLPDVGGNVDWELELGVVIGRRAHRVSAEDAFDYVAGYTIVNDITARTLVPRNDIAMMGTDWFRAKNQPTFFPTGPYVVPKRFIPDPAKLRIRLSLNGTPMQDALADDLLFDIPSLIAYASSVAVLLPGDVLITGSPAGNGSHWGRFLKDGDVMEAEISGLGIQRSTVRGPSGQLPPWYMDRPDAVAAAGRAAP; the protein is encoded by the coding sequence ATGGGAGAGCAACACGCGAACGAATACGCGCTGGGCACCTTCGAGGACGCCGGGGAGCAGTTCCCCGCGGCGGTCTTCGGGGACCAGGTCGTTGACCTGCGCACCGTGCTGCCCGGAGTCTCACGCATCGGCGATCTCTTCGCCCGCTGGGAGGCGCACCTGGATGTGCTCGGGTCCATCGACCCGGCCGTTGCCGGTGCCCGGGCCCTCGAAGGGCTGAACGTGCTGCCGCCGGTGCAGCCGGTGGGCAGTATCATCGCTGCCGGGGCGAACTACCGCGAGCACGTCCTGCAGATGAGCGTGGCCCACAAGCTCGGCGCCGAAGGTGCCGACGCGGCGCAACTGAAAGCCGACGCGGCAGCCGAAATCGATGAGCGCGGCCGCTCGGGGGACCCGTATGTCTGGACCGGTATCCCATCGGCCGTCTGCGGCGCGTACGATGAGGTGCAGTTGCCGGATGTGGGCGGCAACGTCGACTGGGAACTGGAACTCGGCGTGGTCATTGGCCGCAGGGCGCACCGGGTCTCGGCCGAAGACGCCTTCGACTACGTGGCCGGGTATACCATCGTCAACGACATCACGGCGCGCACGCTGGTCCCGCGCAATGACATCGCGATGATGGGCACCGACTGGTTCCGCGCGAAGAACCAGCCGACGTTCTTTCCCACCGGCCCCTACGTGGTGCCCAAGCGGTTCATCCCGGACCCGGCGAAGCTCCGGATCCGTTTGAGCCTCAACGGCACGCCGATGCAGGACGCCCTCGCCGATGACCTGCTCTTCGACATCCCGAGCCTGATCGCCTACGCCTCCTCGGTGGCCGTGCTGCTGCCAGGGGATGTCCTCATCACCGGTTCGCCGGCGGGCAACGGTTCGCACTGGGGCCGATTCCTGAAGGACGGCGACGTGATGGAGGCGGAAATCTCCGGTCTCGGCATCCAGCGTTCAACGGTACGCGGGCCCAGCGGGCAGTTGCCTCCCTGGTATATGGATCGCCCGGACGCGGTCGCCGCGGCCGGCAGGGCTGCCCCGTGA
- a CDS encoding ABC transporter substrate-binding protein, whose product MILRQSHFVPPVSYLLADELGFLRGVEVLPTRTTSSAEQLRELLAGEQDMVVTAIDNLFEWTRAGADLRLIAQVEATTPLGIHAGADMETLADLAGCRFAVDAPDNGFALIAKRLLRDAGVEVDYVVVGGVRERLDALLGGQVDATLLGPPFNQLAKQAGMRRVMDVNRMLPDLPGQGLVVRAGLLGSAELERYLRALVSGVEAGGSMADAEGIELLKRCGYQTAAATAWSTRARTLAVDPRGLGLLTGIRRSLGMLVPDISLEELCDGEPLLRATRSATIGN is encoded by the coding sequence GTGATCCTGCGTCAAAGCCACTTCGTTCCGCCTGTGTCTTATCTGCTGGCCGACGAGCTGGGATTCCTGCGCGGAGTGGAGGTGTTGCCCACCCGGACCACCTCGAGCGCCGAGCAGCTGAGGGAATTGCTCGCCGGCGAGCAGGACATGGTGGTCACGGCGATCGATAACCTGTTCGAATGGACCCGGGCCGGGGCCGACCTGCGCCTGATCGCCCAGGTCGAGGCGACCACGCCGCTGGGCATCCATGCAGGTGCTGACATGGAAACACTGGCGGACCTGGCAGGGTGCCGGTTCGCGGTGGACGCCCCCGACAACGGTTTCGCGCTCATCGCCAAGCGCCTGCTGCGGGACGCCGGCGTCGAGGTCGACTACGTGGTGGTCGGCGGCGTGCGCGAACGCCTTGACGCGCTGCTCGGCGGCCAAGTGGACGCGACCCTGCTCGGGCCGCCGTTCAACCAACTGGCCAAACAGGCCGGGATGCGGCGTGTGATGGACGTCAACAGGATGCTGCCGGACCTGCCGGGCCAAGGCCTGGTGGTCCGCGCCGGGCTTCTCGGCTCCGCGGAGCTGGAACGTTACCTGCGCGCACTGGTGTCCGGAGTGGAAGCCGGCGGGTCGATGGCCGACGCGGAGGGCATCGAGTTGCTTAAACGCTGCGGTTACCAAACCGCGGCAGCGACGGCCTGGAGCACGCGCGCCCGCACGCTTGCGGTGGATCCTCGCGGACTGGGGCTGCTGACCGGGATCCGTCGAAGCCTAGGCATGCTTGTGCCGGACATTAGTCTGGAGGAGCTCTGCGACGGCGAACCGCTCCTGAGGGCCACACGGTCCGCCACTATCGGTAACTGA